In Telopea speciosissima isolate NSW1024214 ecotype Mountain lineage chromosome 10, Tspe_v1, whole genome shotgun sequence, the DNA window CACTTTCGTAGCTGACTTAATTGATCCAATTAGCCGCACATGGAAGTCTAGTCTTATTCAGCGCTTATTTCATCCTGCGGAGGTTAATGCCATCTTAAAGATCTCTCTTAGTATCTTCATTGAAGAGGACATTCAGGTCTGGGGTGCCTCCAAGGATGGGCATTTCTCGGTAAAGTCAGCTTACTGGCTCCTTgcgaaggaggaggagaatcaGAGGTCTAGGGCAGCAACTTCTAGAGTTCACAACTGGGAGATGGTTCTAGATAAGGTTTGGAGGAGAATTAGGAAGATTGATACCCTGCCAAAGATTAAAGCCTTTATTTGGAGAACTTGCAATGAAGGACTCCCAATAGGTTCAGGTCTTCATACTAGGCAAATTCCCATTGATCCAGCGTGCCCACGCTGCAATTGTGAGAAGGAAATTGGGGATCATCTTTTGTTGGACTATCCCTTCGCGAGAGCAGTTTGGCATGGAAGCTCTCTTAATTATTCCCCTCCTTTGGATATTACACCCACCATTGCTGGTTGGTTAGGTAGCTGGGATGTTGTGTTTCGACAGGATAAAAGGCTGGCTCATGAGGCACTGTCGAAGGCAGCCTTCTTGTGTCGGTATCTGTGGAGAGCTCGAAATGAGTTGTGCTTCAACTCTATTTCGTGGACTCCCTCTGAAGTCATCTCCATGGCAAACAAGGCTTACTTGGAATATGCAAAGGTTGAGAAGCCAGCAGGTCATTTAAACTCACCTCAGGTTGCAGGTAGAGACTCCACCCCTCAAGTCTGGATTGCACCTCCTACAggttttattaaaataaaatgtgaTGCCGCCCTCCCGCAAGACAGTGTAAAGGGGGGTCTGGGTTTGGTTTTGAGAGATCATGCTGGTgttcaaaggaagtttgtttcCATTCCCATGTTCTTCAACTCAGCTCTTCAAGGAGAATTGCTTGCTGTGTGTGTTGCTTTGTGGCTGGCTCTTGAGTTGGGTTTCACACAGGTTCAGGTTGAAACGGACTGTAGAGAGGATGTGAAATACATCTTGGACCAATCGTGTTCAGCTCCTACTGATTCAGCTGTGCTGATTGGTGACATTTGGAagctctcttcttccttttcttccattTCCTTTCATTGTATTTCTAGGGCCATTAATGGTGTTGCCGATGCCCTAGCCAGGAAAGCCCTGTCATTGGTGTGTTTGACAGATTGGCCTCTTTCCACTCAGTGGCTCCATGAGCTCTGTTCTCGTGAAGCTGCTGCTTGTACACACCCCCGTTCTCAATAAATTtcccctttaccaaaaaaaaagaaacggtTTCCTGGATTATTGGCCATGGATGTGTCACGTACAAGCGACCACCACTTCTCAATTCCAACTGCAAAGAAAACTGCCTGTAGTGGTAACCGCTCCCCGCCTTGGCTGATAGATCCACTTCTGACCGAAGATGCCAAGGTGCCATCGGTCACTCTGCTTGGCCGAGCCTCCTCGTGGCCGAGGACCCCTTCCTGACCGTGATAGGGTAGAGCAAAAACTGGGTGTAAACAACACCAAACGGTCCAGTGTCGGGCCTAGCCCAATTACTAACCGGTCAGTAACGGTGTTTGGTTGTTGCCCGATGGGTGCAAAACTAAGATGAATCGGTTAACTGACCGTTTATATCCCATTTAAGCCCATTTATAGTCCGATGATGAACCGGTAACCTACTGATCAAATAAAGCATGTCCATGCTCTAGTCTATGATTGGTCTGATTTTGATCTAGCTGAACCGGTTTCAGGCTGGTAATAAGCTAACCTGAAACCAAAATTTAAGCCAAAGTCAATCCAGCCTGTTTTGGTTCTGTTGGATTCCATCTTTTGCACAAAGTTCTTGGCGGTTCTTGAATCCCTCCCCGACTTGATTCTACTGGGCCCATTAAAGACTTTAAAATGGGCTCATATTATGGTCCTTTGACAGCCTCCTTCCCCTTATCTCTTCATACTTTGCATAAAGATTTACACTTTTCTTGCTCTCCATGACTTCCATACCTTGTTCCGAATTTAAACTTCCCATGTCAACCAGTtcaaggaatcggtatcggattcACCGAATCATATCAGTATCAATAGAGACCAATATAGATTTTTGACCAATATGATACCTTGTCTGAGCAGaggtgaggcggtcttttcacgccTGCAATGTGATCGGCACTGCACATGCAGTCCGGACAGGGTGTTGGACAAGATCTTTTTGACCCATTCACCGGTCTTGGGCATCTTTTTCAAGACCCGTGAATGAGTTGATCATGTCAACATTACACAAAAGCTATATGTTTGCTTTGCGGAGGCGGTGGGCAGAAGGATGGTCAATGGTGCATGGTGGCGGTGAGCGGGGTCTCCGGCCAACTTAAAACTTGGGATCATAAGGTGAAGGGATCGAGTATGATGGGGATGTTGGGGAGGAGGGGTACGAGGCCCTGAATCACGAAGAGCCCGTAGCACTAAAAAcgttccttctaaaaaaaaaaaaaaaaagttaggacAATATGTgtatttcaataaaatttccTATATTAGGTTTCGTTATAAATTTGTAGTGAGGGTTCTTTCACTGTTATGCAGTCTaacccgagcaggggtaaggcagtcattatGCCGCACCTCATTAGTGCACTGTTATGGCTGCTATGGGcagcaggccgtagacgatcacGATCCTCCAATGATTAGGATAATTGATTCTTTCCTATCCATATCATATTGATAGGATTTAATTAGCTCCTCTCCCTCGCTCCACTTGTCTGTTTCTTCATTTCAATTTGTCTCCTTCAATATTCGTTCTGCTTAATTAATTTCTCTCCTTCATTATTGATTGGGTTTCTCTGTTTAATTTGCTTAATCATCTATTTTTAATCTGTATTATAGGATTTGGAGTTGATGAGAAGTCAATAACAACGATATTGGGAAAATGGAAGCAGGAGAAAAAGGGAGTCTTTCAGGACGGGATGTTCAATCTTCTTTAAGCAAGACGATCGTCTCTTTGAAAAATGGAATGTTGACCTTATTGCCCTCCTCAAACTTGAATTCTCTCATTTCAAGGTTACTCATATCTAATTTCCTgggttaattaaaaaaaaatttcaacaattTTACCATATGGGATattgattacaaaaatttctttatttgatgcgaaagttttccttccctttcttttaatttcccttgcaagtGGGATCAAGATGGTCAAATCTACAATAATAGATAGGAATAATTTATTGGATATTTAATGCCATAATAACATTTTTCCAACACAAAACTCTACAATTTAATCCTTTCAACATTGATAATATGAAGATGAAGTCTTCCATGCAAGACAATTATGGCTCAAAGTCCAAGTGGTGTAGACTTTAGATTTTCTCCAAGCATTATATGATCATTAAGttcattaaaacaaaataaattgtAGGATTGCAATGTATAGAAAATTTTGCCAAAATGATTtacaagaaaatttaaaaattcaattcaTAGAGAAATCACTTTTGATATCTCCAATCAAGGAAGAAGTTTCAAAACAGGTTACATTGATTTCAAAGATAAgcacaaacataaaaaagattgAAATGATTGAAGTAGGTGAAGATTAGACCCCGGTAGCCACAGGGTCTGCATTTTCTTATCTTGGTCTATACGACTACGTGTTAATTGCTCAGTCTATGATGACTTTTGATCAAttctttatttgtttgattACCTTGAATTCCACAGAGTCGAGATTATTCTAAGTCAATTTTCTTAccttctttaattttatttgggaGAAATTTCTCAGAGGGGGTGTATGCGCCTTACAAACTTAGTGGGGGAGAAATTTCTTTAACCCCAATGAAAGGTAATAATGATCACCATGTTGCTATCGTTGCGTGTGCTTTTATTGGCCCTTATATGCACACCGGGGCCACACTCTGTACAATGAATTCttgccatttaaaaaaaaaaaactcttaatcTAAATCATGTTTCATGTTTGTAACCAAATTAATCAAACCAGGTtccataaaaaaggaaaaataataataataatcagaGTCGGTTATTTGATTctcaagagaaagaaaaatatgaaaattttcatgcTAGGGCTagtgggtgaaaaaaaaatgttttataatcaattttaaaattcaattttttttttttttattcaaatcattttttattttcaactaagaaaaagttttttttctaaTTAACATCTCTCGAATTTCAATCCTCTGCGGCCTCACACAGGTAGGGGCGAAATAACTGCCCCACCCATTGCCCGAACACCCTGCCCGAGTGGGGACCATGCCTTGCCTGTGTGAGGTCGCACACCAGCCACTCAGCCTTAAGAGGATCCTctctagggctgtaaatggatcggattcggctcagatagtgctatatctgtatctgcatccgcatccgcatccgattagctatcaaacggatttggatagtgctaaacgaataccgACAcagatatggatcggatattttatccgattacatgtaaatatagcttttcggatagctataatCTATCCATATCTTCATCtgtttagttttcggacggatttggataatgCTAATCGAATACAGATACAGATATGGAaacggatttcagctattcTTTTACACCCATAATCCTCTCTCTGTGTCCCTTCTTTGCCCCAATTGATAAATTGtcccacactctctctctctctctctcccttctttgcCCCAATTGATGAATTGTGTAGTTTCAGATAGAAATGACTAAAAACAGTTGCAGGTATAGTGCCATTAATTAATAGTATCATGGGTTTGGTTTTTGGATGAACTGAATTGAACCATTTTCAGAATCGATAAGAAACTCACTAATTGGAACCAATAAGAAACTGAGTCAGAAACCATTTATATGTCGATTAACCAGAACCAAAAAGAAACCAATTAACCGGTTGTtaattggttcagttttggtttgaaaattaaGAACCGACTATTAATTAGTTTGATTTTGGTCTATGctagtaagggtgttaaacgatCCGGTTTGGtatattaaatggtttcactatttcggtttaaatggttcgattagaTTTCGGTAAAtggtttctgtttgattttaGCATATTTATGTAAATCTAAGCGTATTAAACGGTTCTCTTTGGTTTAAATCATTCAATTAACCGGTATCAATTTTTAATtcaaaaccgaaccatttattaaatggtttcacggTTTTGATTTAAACGGTTCAATTcaatttcgatttgattttgataccCTTATATGCTAGTAACATCTTGAaccaaactgaaaccgagttGATAAATCGTTAAGGCTGGAGTCGATAAACCGTTAAGGACCCGATTTACAGCCTTATTCATCATATCTTCAAACCATCTATTTTGAATTGAATCATTTGAACTGATTCTCAATTAAGTACAGCAAATTAATTCACAAATAGGTCAAATCAATAAAATCATGTTCTCAATTAGCAGTAAAATTAAGGACCATAACCTATTAAAActtatagaaataaaaaaaaaaaaatcaaacaaaccaAATTGTTCTATATATTACAAAGATAAATATACAATTAAAGCCAATTTGACCTATAAACTGATCTCATCCACCCCTATTGAATCTTAGGAACCAACGTAACAAACGGATCAAATTGATGTGATCAGATTAATCATacttggatccagatcctctacggtaCGCTGACTGAGTCACGTGCGTAAagatcaccttacccctgcccaaacatcTTGCACAaacgggggtaaggcggttatTGCGCATGCGGCCTAGTCTGCGCCGCACAAACTGCTACGGGCAGCTGACCCGTACACTATCTGAATTGATCATACTATTAACCTGCCATCTGTGGTCCATACTTTATCCCCACTTTCCTACCAACTCTAGTAATCAAGGTTGTTTAATTAATAGGATTGATAGCTCCTTCTCCATCAACTAGTCTCACACAACACTCTTCATTTGCTTATAAATCATCTGGAAGTTTCGCATTGTCTCAGTGTCACATATCAAATAGTTGGTTCaagttttcctttgttttactATACTCTGTTCTTTTGTTTCTTAATCATGAAAAGATTTGAGGTTCTCTTGCTTATATTCCTATACATACAAATCACCAATTTTAGTGTTAGTAGAGCAAACAAAGAAGTGCTTTGCagtaagacagagagagaagccCTTCTCAGCTTTAAGAAGGGACTTCAAGATCCAACAAATTGGCTCTCATCTTGGATTGGTGAAGACTGTTGTACATGGAAAGGAGTTAGCTGCAACAACAGAACAGGACGTGTCGTCAAGCTCAACCTCCGACAGCCATATGATGCTGCAATAGAACAGGAATTTTGggacagcccagaacagttTGATTCTTATATGAATTCCCTATTGGGTGGAGAGATAAGTCCTTCTTTACTTGAACTGAAGCATCTGAAGTACCTAGACCTAAGTGTGAAAAACTTCAATGGTATCAGCATTCCTGAGTTCCTTGGTTCCCTCAAGAGCTTGAGATATCTTAACCTTTCTAATGCTGGTTTTGGTGGAATGGTTCCTCAACAGTTGGGGAATCTATCAAGTCTGCGTTTTCTTGACCTCAGTACCGATTCTATGTTTTCATTATATAGTTTTGGTACTAGATTACATGCTGATAGTTTGCAATGGCTTTCTAATCTTTCTTTCTTGCAGTACCTTGGCATGAGTCAAGTTAACCTTAGACATGCAACTGATTACCTGCAGGTATTGAATATGATTCCTTCATTAACAGAGTTATTCTTATCGGCTTGTGAACTTAATCCACCTCCTGTTCTTCCTGCTCAACTTGTTAATTTTACATCACTCACTGTCATTGACTTTTCGAATAACAATTTCAGTTCATCAGTTCCTGAGTGGTTGTTTAGTATCAAAGGCCTTGTTTCTCTTAATTTGCGATACACTGCTTTTCATGGTCCAATACCAGGTGGTCTTCAGAACATGACTTCTCTAAGGGTCCTAGACCTCTcttctaacaattttgattccaCCATTCCTGATTGGTTATATAATTTGAGTAGCCTTGTAACCCTTGAAATCTCTAGTAGCAATTTGAGAGGTTCAATTATGAGTGCAGTTGGTAACCTGACTTCACTCACAAAGATCGATCTTTGGGGCAATGAGCTTGAAGGTGAGATACCAACAACAGTGGAAAATCTTTGCAAGTTGCAGGAATTATTTTTGTCCTCAAACCACTTTTCAGGTCATCTGCCTGATCAACTGGGGCAGCTTAAGAGTCTAACTAGTCTTTATCTTCAGTACAACTCGTTTTCTGGTCCAATTCCCCAATCTGTGGGAAGATTATCATCACTGAGAATATTAGATCTTACTGGTAATCGATTGAATGGATCTATGCCAGAAAGTTTTGGACATCTTTCGCAGCTTGAGGAATTGTTGATCTCCCATAATTCATTGGAAGGTGAGGCATCTGAGGTTCACTTTGCCAATCTCACTAGACTAAAATCATTCTATGCATCTTCAAACTCATTGGTTTTGAGAGTCAGCTCTACTTGGATTCCTCCTTTTCAACTCAAACATTTACATATGGGATCATGGCATGTAGGACCTCAATTCCCAGCATGGCTTCAAACTCAAAGGAACATGTCTTCCCTAGAGTTATCTTATACAGGAATTTTTGATGAATTTCCCACTTGGTTTTGGAACTTATCTTCACAAATTTCATATTTAAATCTCTCCAACAATCAAATACATGGTGAACTCCCTAGAAGACTGAAACTTGATTCTGTTTACTCAATGATATTTTTGGGTTCCAACAGCCTTGAGGGTCCACTACCCCATTTCTCTTCCAATGTTTGGGAACTAGATCTTTCCAACAATTCCTTTTCTGGACCAATTTCCCATTTTCTATGTCAAGAGATGGATGGACAAAGCAAGCTGGAAATTCTCGATCTCTCAGACAATCTCTTATCTGGGGATATCCCTGATTGTTGGATGAATTGGCAATCACTGCAAGTAATAAAGTTGGGGAACAATAATTTTACTCGAAAGGTTCCAAGTTCTTTGGGTTCACTATTGGCACTTCAATCTCTGCATTTGCGCAACAATCATCTTTCTGGTAAATTACCTTCATCTTTGCAAAATTGTTCGGACTTACAAGTCATTGACCTTGGTAAGAACGAGTTTTTTGGAAGCATACCGACATGGTTGGGGAAAAACTTACCACAGTTAATAGTTTTGGTCTTACATTCAAACAATTTTGGTGGTAGCATTCCGCCAGAACTTTGTGATCTATCATCACTTCAAATCCTGGATCTTGCTCATAATAACCTTTCAGGAACCATACCTCAATGCTTCAACAATTTCAGTGCTATGGCCGCCTAGCTCTCATATGATTTACCTCTGCCTACATCCTTATTCTTAGATTATGAAGGTCAAGCGGAGGAGGTATGGGTGGTTATCAAAGGAAACGAGCTTGAGTATAGCAATACTCTTAAGCTTCTAGTGACCATTGACCTTGCAGACAATCATTTGTCAGGAGAGATTCCCAAAGAATTGATATGTCTTCTTAGGTTGCAATCGCTGAATTTATCAAGAAATGATTTGACTGGGAACATCCCTGAGAAGATTGGGGACATGAAATTATTGGAATCTCTGGATTTATCAATTAACAAACTCTCTGGTGAAATTCCTCAAAGCATGTCAAAGCTAACATTTTTGAGTGTCTTAAACTTGTCATATAACAGTTTGTCAGGTACTATTCCATTGAGTACCCAGCTCCAAAGCTTTGATGCATCCAGCTTTATGGGCAACTCCCCAGAACTCTGTGGACCTCCACTCACACAGAATTGCACTGAAGATGGACTTAACAATGATgttagaagagaagatgaaggcAATGACTTTCAAATGGAAGGGTTTTATGTGAGCGTGGCTTTTGGTGTGTATGGGGTCCGTTACTGTTCAAAAAATCCTGG includes these proteins:
- the LOC122643408 gene encoding receptor-like protein EIX2; the protein is MKRFEVLLLIFLYIQITNFSVSRANKEVLCSKTEREALLSFKKGLQDPTNWLSSWIGEDCCTWKGVSCNNRTGRVVKLNLRQPYDAAIEQEFWDSPEQFDSYMNSLLGGEISPSLLELKHLKYLDLSVKNFNGISIPEFLGSLKSLRYLNLSNAGFGGMVPQQLGNLSSLRFLDLSTDSMFSLYSFGTRLHADSLQWLSNLSFLQYLGMSQVNLRHATDYLQVLNMIPSLTELFLSACELNPPPVLPAQLVNFTSLTVIDFSNNNFSSSVPEWLFSIKGLVSLNLRYTAFHGPIPGGLQNMTSLRVLDLSSNNFDSTIPDWLYNLSSLVTLEISSSNLRGSIMSAVGNLTSLTKIDLWGNELEGEIPTTVENLCKLQELFLSSNHFSGHLPDQLGQLKSLTSLYLQYNSFSGPIPQSVGRLSSLRILDLTGNRLNGSMPESFGHLSQLEELLISHNSLEGEASEVHFANLTRLKSFYASSNSLVLRVSSTWIPPFQLKHLHMGSWHVGPQFPAWLQTQRNMSSLELSYTGIFDEFPTWFWNLSSQISYLNLSNNQIHGELPRRLKLDSVYSMIFLGSNSLEGPLPHFSSNVWELDLSNNSFSGPISHFLCQEMDGQSKLEILDLSDNLLSGDIPDCWMNWQSLQVIKLGNNNFTRKVPSSLGSLLALQSLHLRNNHLSGKLPSSLQNCSDLQVIDLGKNEFFGSIPTWLGKNLPQLIVLVLHSNNFGGSIPPELCDLSSLQILDLAHNNLSGTIPQCFNNFSAMAA